The Desulfovibrio sp. TomC genome includes a window with the following:
- a CDS encoding glycine zipper domain-containing protein, with protein sequence MKRLSIAVAALALVGSLGCTNMTKTQQGALSGAALGAGAGAAIGALSGGNAGIGAGIGGALGGIAGGLIGNQQEKRGY encoded by the coding sequence ATGAAACGCCTGTCCATCGCAGTCGCAGCGCTGGCCCTTGTCGGCAGCCTTGGCTGCACCAATATGACCAAGACCCAGCAGGGCGCGCTGTCCGGCGCGGCCCTGGGCGCCGGAGCCGGCGCGGCTATCGGGGCCTTGTCCGGCGGCAACGCCGGCATTGGGGCCGGCATCGGCGGCGCCCTGGGCGGCATCGCCGGCGGCCTGATCGGCAACCAGCAGGAAAAACGCGGCTACTAG